A part of Sus scrofa isolate TJ Tabasco breed Duroc chromosome 15, Sscrofa11.1, whole genome shotgun sequence genomic DNA contains:
- the CRYBA2 gene encoding beta-crystallin A2, translating to MSSAPAQGPAPASLTLWDEEDFQGRRCRLLSDCANIGERGGLRRVRSVKVENGAWVAFEYPDFQGQQFILEKGDYPRWSAWSGSGGHHSDQLLSFRPVLCANHSDSRVTLFEGENFQGCKFELNDDYPSLPSMGWTSKDVGSLKVSSGAWVAYQYPGYRGYQYVLEQDRHSGEFRNYSEFGTQAHTGQLQSIRRVQH from the exons ATGAGCAGCGCCCCTGCGCAGGGCCCAGCGCCCGCCAGCCTCACGCTTTGGGATGAGGAGGACTTCCAGGGCCGCCGCTGCCGGCTGCTGAGTGACTGCGCCAACATTGGCGAGCGCGGAGGCCTGCGCCGGGTGCGCTCAGTCAAGGTGGAAAATGGCGC ATGGGTGGCCTTCGAATACCCCGACTTCCAGGGGCAACAATTCATTCTGGAGAAGGGTGACTATCCTCGCTGGAGTGCCTGGAGTGGCAGCGGTGGCCACCACAGCGACCAGCTGCTCTCTTTCCGGCCAGTGCTCTGTGCG AACCACAGTGACAGCCGTGTGACACTGTTTGAAGGGGAAAACTTCCAGGGCTGCAAGTTTGAACTCAATGATGACTACCCATCCCTGCCCTCCATGGGCTGGACcagcaaggatgtgggttccctcaAAGTCAGCTCTGGAGC GTGGGTGGCCTACCAGTACCCAGGCTACCGGGGCTACCAGTATGTGTTGGAGCAGGACCGCCACAGCGGGGAGTTCCGCAACTACAGTGAATTCGGCACGCAAGCCCACACTGGGCAGCTCCAGTCCATTCGGAGAGTCCAGCACTaa